The Sphingobacterium bambusae genome includes a window with the following:
- a CDS encoding S9 family peptidase, with protein MFPKQTLVKKIALALILAASANMAVAQLQWTADGTGFYSFSKDGIGIINPIQPEKNVNFLTSKELIPIGANTALDVQSFQVSPTGNSLLLFANTQRVWRENTRGDYWLFDKQLKTLVQLGKGLPAASFMFAKFSPDGTQVAYVSKHNIYVEDIKTKEIKQITTDGTDRIINGTFDWAYEEEFGTQDGFRWSPDGTKIAFWKQDARQTRNFLMINNTDSLYAFTIPVEYPKVGLPPSPTSIWIHDIKKDNDIKVNDLLSATDGYIPRMEWLTDGKGLIFQTLNRKQNESKIVVSNASTGQSNVIHTEQDKAWIDIKSRWNDGDPAGWDWLNGGKEFIWVSEKGGWRQIYTIDLQGKEKLVTKEPFDIIQIEMFDAKTQTIYFSASPDNATQKYLYKISLKGGKASRVTPSGVQGTNNYTISPNGKIALFNSSNTGYRAANAVVSLPEHKELVPAQQVAKASAQDAKTEFFQVTTADGVTLDGWVVKPKNFDPTKKYPVVFYVYGEPASQTVTDAFGTGKNRLYMGDMAADGYVYVSLENRGAPAPKGSEWRKSIYRNIGILNIRDQAMGAKEVFKWGFIDTTRVAVWGWSGGGASTLNLLGQYPDIYKTGISIAPVTNQLLYDNIYQERYMGLPQENEEDFLKGSAISYAKNVKGNLLLVHGTGDDNVHYQNAEVYINELIKYNIPFQMMSYPNRSHSISEGQGTSKHLALIYTRFLKENCPPGAK; from the coding sequence ATGTTTCCTAAACAAACCTTGGTAAAAAAGATCGCACTTGCCCTTATTTTGGCGGCAAGCGCAAACATGGCGGTAGCGCAATTGCAATGGACAGCCGATGGAACAGGATTCTACTCCTTTTCCAAAGATGGCATTGGAATTATCAATCCCATACAACCGGAGAAAAACGTAAATTTCCTGACATCTAAAGAGCTTATTCCAATTGGTGCCAATACTGCATTGGACGTGCAAAGCTTTCAAGTATCGCCTACCGGCAATAGCCTACTTCTTTTCGCTAATACACAGCGGGTATGGCGCGAAAATACACGGGGCGATTATTGGTTGTTTGATAAACAGCTTAAGACCTTAGTTCAACTTGGAAAAGGACTTCCTGCAGCTTCGTTCATGTTTGCAAAGTTTTCTCCTGACGGAACGCAGGTAGCCTATGTTTCTAAACACAACATCTATGTAGAAGATATCAAAACAAAGGAAATCAAGCAAATAACGACCGATGGAACGGATCGCATCATCAATGGAACCTTTGACTGGGCCTATGAAGAGGAATTCGGAACGCAAGATGGATTTCGTTGGTCGCCAGATGGCACAAAAATAGCTTTCTGGAAGCAGGATGCACGGCAAACAAGAAACTTTCTCATGATCAATAATACCGATAGTCTTTATGCCTTCACTATACCGGTAGAATATCCTAAAGTAGGTCTTCCCCCTTCCCCAACAAGTATATGGATACATGATATAAAGAAGGACAATGACATCAAAGTTAATGATTTACTATCTGCTACAGACGGCTATATTCCACGTATGGAGTGGCTAACTGACGGTAAAGGATTGATCTTCCAAACGCTGAACAGGAAGCAGAATGAAAGTAAAATCGTCGTTAGCAATGCCTCTACTGGACAAAGTAACGTCATCCATACCGAGCAAGATAAAGCATGGATCGATATTAAGTCGCGCTGGAATGATGGCGATCCTGCCGGTTGGGATTGGCTCAACGGCGGAAAGGAATTTATCTGGGTTTCCGAAAAAGGTGGCTGGCGCCAAATTTACACCATCGACCTGCAAGGCAAGGAAAAGCTCGTGACCAAAGAGCCATTCGATATCATACAAATAGAGATGTTTGATGCTAAGACACAGACCATCTATTTTTCTGCTTCGCCAGATAATGCGACACAAAAGTATCTCTATAAAATCAGTTTAAAGGGAGGAAAAGCGAGTCGCGTTACTCCGAGCGGCGTGCAGGGCACCAACAACTATACAATCTCTCCCAACGGAAAAATAGCGCTCTTTAATAGCAGCAACACCGGATACCGCGCCGCGAATGCGGTGGTATCGCTTCCAGAACACAAAGAGTTGGTACCGGCACAGCAGGTCGCCAAAGCCTCTGCACAAGATGCCAAGACAGAATTCTTTCAAGTAACAACGGCAGATGGTGTAACCCTTGACGGCTGGGTGGTGAAGCCAAAGAACTTTGATCCAACAAAGAAGTATCCAGTTGTATTCTACGTATATGGTGAACCAGCGTCGCAGACGGTAACGGATGCATTTGGTACAGGTAAAAATCGGCTCTATATGGGCGACATGGCGGCAGATGGCTATGTTTACGTATCATTGGAAAACCGTGGTGCACCAGCGCCGAAAGGCAGCGAATGGCGGAAGTCTATATACCGGAATATCGGCATCCTGAATATCCGCGATCAAGCGATGGGCGCCAAAGAAGTATTTAAATGGGGCTTTATTGATACCACCCGTGTAGCAGTTTGGGGATGGTCGGGAGGTGGCGCCTCTACGCTCAACCTGCTGGGACAATACCCAGATATCTACAAAACCGGAATATCTATTGCCCCAGTAACCAACCAATTACTATACGACAACATTTATCAAGAACGATACATGGGCCTTCCTCAAGAAAATGAAGAAGATTTCCTCAAAGGTTCCGCTATTAGCTACGCAAAAAACGTAAAAGGCAACCTTTTACTGGTTCATGGTACAGGTGACGACAACGTGCATTATCAAAACGCCGAAGTATATATCAATGAACTGATAAAATATAACATTCCGTTTCAAATGATGTCCTATCCAAATAGAAGTCATTCTATTAGTGAAGGTCAGGGAACATCAAAGCACCTCGCCTTGATATATACCCGCTTCTTGAAGGAAAATTGCCCTCCAGGCGCTAAATAG
- a CDS encoding DinB family protein encodes MEKQAKPEVWMRGPIANIPSLLQPVAHALLQVEEDIQAVLQSVSEQQIWERPREIASIAFHVQHIVGVVDRMFTYARGSALSEAQFAYLKNEGKQTGGIDKDHLLRELREGMERALAELRSTDIQQLGETRYLGRQQIPTTLIGLLFHAAEHSQRHFGQLLVTEKWLNA; translated from the coding sequence ATGGAAAAACAAGCAAAGCCCGAAGTTTGGATGCGTGGTCCGATCGCGAATATCCCGTCGCTACTACAACCTGTTGCCCATGCGTTACTACAGGTTGAGGAAGACATACAAGCCGTCCTGCAAAGCGTAAGCGAGCAGCAGATTTGGGAACGCCCCAGAGAGATTGCTAGTATCGCTTTTCATGTGCAGCACATCGTCGGCGTTGTTGACCGTATGTTTACCTATGCGCGCGGATCGGCACTCAGTGAAGCACAATTCGCCTATTTAAAGAATGAAGGAAAACAAACAGGTGGTATTGACAAAGATCATCTCTTGCGCGAGCTACGTGAAGGCATGGAACGGGCTCTTGCGGAGCTCCGTAGCACGGATATACAACAACTCGGCGAGACACGATACCTCGGTCGTCAACAAATTCCGACGACGCTTATTGGTTTGCTTTTTCATGCGGCGGAACATAGCCAACGACACTTCGGGCAGCTACTAGTGACGGAGAAATGGCTGAATGCTTGA
- a CDS encoding carbon-nitrogen hydrolase produces the protein MRNVKVGLVQMSCTANKQENLDKAIFKVREAAEKGAQIVCLQELFTSLYFCDVEDYDNFALAESIPGPSTDALSAVAKELGVVIIASLFEKRTEGLYHNTTAILDADGSYLGKYRKMHIPDDPAFYEKFYFTPGDLGYKVFQTKFGKIGVLICWDQWYPEASRITALMGAEILFYPTAIGWATDQDEETNKDQYNAWQTIQRSHAVANGVPVVSVNRVGFEQDGAMKFWGGSFVANGQGKLLYLASHDQEETEVIELDLNQADYFRKHWPFLRDRRIETYAPITKRFIDED, from the coding sequence ATGAGAAACGTTAAAGTAGGTTTGGTGCAGATGAGCTGTACAGCAAACAAACAAGAAAATCTTGACAAGGCGATTTTTAAGGTTAGAGAAGCCGCCGAAAAAGGAGCACAAATTGTATGTCTGCAAGAACTCTTTACTTCCTTATATTTTTGCGACGTAGAAGATTACGACAACTTCGCCTTAGCAGAATCTATTCCCGGCCCATCAACCGACGCCTTGTCGGCCGTGGCCAAGGAGTTGGGCGTTGTTATTATTGCGTCGCTCTTTGAGAAACGTACCGAAGGACTGTATCATAACACCACCGCTATTTTAGATGCTGACGGAAGTTATTTAGGGAAGTACCGTAAGATGCATATACCAGATGACCCCGCATTCTACGAGAAATTTTACTTCACGCCTGGCGATCTTGGTTACAAGGTATTCCAAACCAAATTTGGCAAAATAGGTGTATTGATCTGTTGGGATCAGTGGTATCCTGAGGCATCTCGCATTACAGCATTAATGGGAGCTGAAATATTATTTTATCCTACGGCAATTGGTTGGGCGACCGATCAAGATGAAGAAACGAATAAAGATCAGTACAATGCTTGGCAAACCATACAACGCTCACATGCGGTAGCCAACGGTGTGCCGGTTGTTTCTGTCAACCGCGTAGGATTTGAGCAAGATGGAGCGATGAAGTTTTGGGGCGGTAGCTTCGTGGCCAATGGACAAGGTAAATTGCTATATCTTGCTTCCCATGACCAAGAAGAAACCGAGGTTATTGAATTGGATCTGAATCAGGCAGATTACTTCCGCAAACACTGGCCCTTCTTGCGTGATCGCCGTATAGAAACCTATGCGCCCATCACTAAACGATTCATAGACGAAGATTAA
- a CDS encoding agmatine deiminase family protein, with protein sequence MSEKQSFDSAYFEESPKKLGFSFPAEWAPQEAVWLSWPHKEASWPGKIESIYAPYAKFIAAVAAGQKVRINVLDEAMKASALSYLEEAEARLENVEFYFNPTNDAWCRDHGPAFLLHQERKEKAVVDWGYNAWGDKYPPYDLDDVVPTRIAKEFGLKLFNPNIVMEGGSVEFNGKGTVLTTTACLLNENRNPHLTKEQIETYLKEFYGQEQVLWLGDGIVGDDTDGHIDDITRFVNENTVITVVEENQEDENYSILQENLETLRSLRLLDGSPLNIVELPMPAAVIYDDTRLPASYANFYIANEVVVVPIFNDANDQRALDIIQSCFPTRKVVGIDSIDIIWGLGSFHCLSQQEPALP encoded by the coding sequence ATGTCAGAAAAACAGTCTTTCGATAGCGCCTATTTCGAAGAGTCTCCAAAAAAACTAGGCTTCTCCTTTCCTGCCGAATGGGCACCACAAGAAGCCGTGTGGCTCAGTTGGCCACACAAGGAAGCCTCATGGCCCGGAAAAATTGAAAGCATCTATGCGCCCTATGCGAAATTTATAGCGGCTGTTGCCGCAGGGCAAAAGGTGCGTATAAACGTCTTAGATGAAGCTATGAAGGCATCTGCCCTATCCTATTTGGAAGAAGCGGAAGCAAGGCTAGAAAATGTTGAGTTTTATTTTAACCCGACGAATGACGCTTGGTGCAGAGATCATGGTCCCGCTTTTTTGTTACATCAAGAACGAAAAGAAAAAGCTGTTGTGGACTGGGGTTACAATGCTTGGGGAGATAAATATCCGCCATACGACTTGGATGATGTTGTGCCTACACGCATAGCAAAAGAGTTTGGTTTGAAGTTATTTAACCCAAATATCGTTATGGAGGGTGGCTCTGTTGAGTTCAACGGAAAAGGCACTGTGCTGACAACCACGGCTTGCTTACTAAACGAAAACAGGAACCCACATTTGACAAAAGAACAAATAGAAACATATCTCAAAGAGTTCTACGGGCAAGAGCAAGTACTGTGGCTGGGAGATGGTATTGTAGGTGATGATACGGATGGTCATATAGACGATATTACACGCTTTGTAAATGAAAACACCGTAATTACTGTTGTCGAGGAAAACCAAGAAGACGAAAACTACAGCATTTTACAAGAAAATCTAGAGACATTGCGATCGTTGCGTTTACTTGACGGAAGCCCATTGAACATTGTGGAACTACCTATGCCAGCCGCTGTCATCTATGATGATACGCGCTTGCCGGCATCTTACGCGAATTTTTACATAGCGAATGAGGTGGTTGTTGTGCCAATTTTCAACGACGCAAATGACCAACGTGCTTTGGATATCATACAGTCATGCTTTCCTACGCGCAAAGTAGTTGGCATCGATTCGATTGATATTATTTGGGGCTTAGGTAGCTTTCATTGTTTAAGCCAACAAGAACCAGCATTACCATAG
- a CDS encoding sugar O-acetyltransferase: MTEKERMLAGQTYDCGDPALLARWHEAKKLQKQYNDTASTDKDRLHAILRELIGGHGANVWISSPFFVDYGENIFLGNNVEINMNCVFLDCNRIAIGDNSGIGPGVHIYTVDHPVRASERVVSRNGSDFPFWKSVAKAVNIGKNVWIGGGSIILSGVNIGDNTTIGAGSVVTKDIPANCLAFGNPCQVVKHL; encoded by the coding sequence ATGACAGAAAAAGAACGCATGCTGGCTGGTCAGACTTATGACTGTGGTGATCCGGCACTGCTAGCACGCTGGCACGAAGCTAAAAAACTGCAGAAGCAATATAACGATACGGCCAGCACCGATAAAGATAGGTTGCACGCAATACTTAGGGAGCTTATAGGTGGGCATGGTGCCAATGTTTGGATTAGTTCACCCTTCTTCGTAGACTATGGTGAAAACATCTTTTTAGGCAATAATGTAGAAATCAATATGAACTGTGTCTTCTTAGATTGTAATCGAATAGCAATTGGAGACAATTCGGGTATTGGCCCAGGCGTCCATATTTATACCGTAGATCATCCTGTACGAGCTTCCGAACGTGTGGTTTCAAGAAATGGATCCGATTTTCCATTTTGGAAATCGGTAGCGAAAGCGGTAAACATCGGAAAAAACGTGTGGATTGGCGGTGGTAGCATCATCCTGAGCGGCGTTAACATTGGCGACAACACAACCATCGGCGCTGGAAGTGTCGTCACCAAAGACATTCCTGCAAATTGCTTGGCTTTTGGCAATCCTTGTCAAGTCGTTAAACACTTATAG
- a CDS encoding Crp/Fnr family transcriptional regulator, translating into MVTILDTIMRTYPLDTDTIRLFMDRLQPLRLKKREILIEPGKIDKQVYFVEEGILRSYTVIDGKEVTSWFSVEGDLSFSTASFYGESFGYETETVQALENSLVYYMSIVELEQLCLQHIGISNWLRLLHQRAFVETEKRLISRLYMSARERYDDLYKRNPALFRRVNLGFIASYLGVSQVTLCALRK; encoded by the coding sequence ATGGTTACTATTCTAGATACGATAATGCGAACTTATCCATTAGATACGGATACCATCCGGTTGTTTATGGATAGGCTGCAGCCGTTACGTCTAAAAAAGCGGGAAATCTTGATCGAACCAGGGAAAATCGATAAACAGGTTTATTTTGTCGAAGAGGGAATATTAAGATCTTACACCGTGATTGATGGCAAGGAGGTTACTTCTTGGTTTAGTGTGGAGGGAGATCTATCTTTTTCTACGGCTAGTTTTTATGGTGAATCCTTCGGGTATGAAACAGAGACGGTGCAAGCCTTAGAAAATTCCTTGGTTTACTATATGTCGATCGTAGAATTGGAACAGTTGTGCCTTCAACATATTGGGATTTCCAATTGGCTACGTTTGCTGCATCAGCGTGCGTTTGTAGAGACCGAAAAACGGTTAATATCAAGGTTATATATGTCTGCACGAGAACGTTACGATGATCTATACAAAAGAAATCCTGCGCTATTTCGACGCGTTAACTTAGGTTTTATAGCATCCTACCTTGGGGTTTCTCAGGTTACACTTTGCGCCTTGAGAAAGTAG
- a CDS encoding DUF4230 domain-containing protein yields the protein MKKFVFTILVVGLIGIIVWMLLAKYSNKPTTETSHQILVERIEAMGKLELVKYKLSDVVEHKTISTFLPDASVLLIVKADAVGCIDLTKLNPDNIVVQGDSVSLQLPRPEICYIKIDHAGSRVYDTKMAFFREAALVDEAFKSAERQVEKEVAKSDILLQTKNNAMHVFRPLLEGLGFKRINLTFE from the coding sequence ATGAAAAAATTCGTATTTACTATTTTAGTAGTTGGTTTGATTGGAATTATCGTTTGGATGCTATTGGCGAAGTATAGCAACAAACCGACAACAGAGACCAGTCATCAAATTTTGGTAGAACGCATTGAAGCGATGGGAAAGCTGGAACTTGTTAAATACAAATTGAGCGATGTGGTAGAACATAAAACCATCAGCACCTTCCTGCCCGATGCTAGCGTGCTCCTTATTGTAAAAGCAGATGCTGTAGGTTGCATCGATCTTACCAAATTAAATCCAGACAACATTGTGGTTCAGGGCGACTCAGTTTCGCTGCAATTGCCTAGACCAGAAATATGCTACATAAAAATAGATCATGCGGGCTCAAGGGTTTACGATACGAAGATGGCTTTCTTCCGGGAAGCTGCATTAGTTGATGAAGCCTTTAAAAGCGCGGAACGACAGGTAGAAAAAGAGGTAGCCAAGTCAGACATATTGCTACAGACAAAGAACAATGCTATGCACGTTTTTCGCCCATTGTTAGAGGGCCTTGGTTTTAAACGCATAAACCTTACATTCGAGTAA
- a CDS encoding acyltransferase family protein: protein MSAETSTIQKQHFLVLDGLRGIAAMVIVLFHFMEWLITDFKENFVGHGFLAVDFFFCLSGFVIAYAYDDRIKHIGLKKFFIGRLIRLHPLVIIGSILGLIGLLVTPFSKGEDYSFLQLLTLFASSILLIPYPILPERAFNLFSLNAPAWTLFWEYIGNLAYALFLFKIKKNILLILTLSFAIYLVYLSHSYGNLSGGWSKDNWEVGGIRLGYSFCAGLLLYRNRFIIKNNLGFVGLTILLLAALFMPFYTLNWLFESIVVILYFPFLIALGAGASLSNPLEKICRFLGNLSYPLYMTHYCVIWAFGAYLQSPSFHQGTVSYVIALGSLLLIAFGYIVMRFIDKPIRKKMANMLWNTNVKD, encoded by the coding sequence TTGTCTGCAGAAACTTCAACAATACAAAAGCAACATTTCCTTGTACTGGATGGCTTGCGTGGCATTGCCGCCATGGTCATTGTGCTCTTCCACTTCATGGAGTGGCTGATAACCGATTTTAAGGAAAACTTTGTAGGACACGGCTTTCTAGCCGTAGACTTCTTTTTTTGTCTATCTGGATTTGTAATTGCCTATGCTTACGATGACCGTATAAAGCACATTGGATTAAAAAAATTCTTTATTGGGCGTTTGATACGCCTACACCCTTTGGTGATCATAGGCTCCATATTAGGATTGATAGGATTACTTGTTACACCATTTTCCAAAGGGGAAGATTACAGCTTTCTTCAGCTTCTGACGCTCTTTGCCTCATCCATTTTATTGATCCCCTATCCGATATTGCCGGAACGTGCCTTCAACCTCTTTAGTCTAAACGCACCTGCATGGACACTTTTTTGGGAATATATCGGCAACCTCGCCTATGCGCTGTTCCTTTTCAAAATAAAGAAAAATATCCTTCTCATACTCACCTTATCTTTTGCAATCTATCTCGTTTACCTAAGTCATAGCTACGGAAACCTTTCGGGAGGATGGAGTAAGGATAACTGGGAAGTAGGTGGAATTCGACTAGGCTATTCGTTCTGTGCCGGTCTTTTACTTTACCGAAATCGTTTTATTATCAAAAACAATTTAGGATTTGTGGGACTTACGATCTTGTTGCTAGCGGCACTTTTCATGCCCTTTTATACGCTTAACTGGCTCTTCGAATCTATCGTTGTCATCCTGTATTTCCCTTTTCTGATCGCTTTGGGTGCGGGCGCATCGCTGAGCAATCCTTTAGAAAAGATATGCCGCTTTTTAGGAAATCTATCTTACCCCTTGTACATGACGCACTATTGTGTTATTTGGGCTTTTGGAGCGTACTTACAAAGCCCTTCTTTTCATCAAGGAACCGTTAGTTACGTCATCGCCCTAGGTTCTTTACTATTGATAGCATTTGGCTATATAGTAATGCGTTTTATAGACAAGCCGATAAGAAAAAAAATGGCAAACATGTTATGGAACACGAATGTCAAAGATTGA
- the ypfJ gene encoding KPN_02809 family neutral zinc metallopeptidase, translating into MKWQGGRRSGNIEDRRGMSGGQKFAFGGIGAVVIVIISLFMGGDPTQILDQLQQQSEVSTSNEPYESSEAEDKLINFADVVLASTEDVWGNVFQEDLRRDYPKLRLAVYNGAVETAGCGVGKSSFGPFYCPADQRIYLDLSFNEELQQKYGAKGEFALAYVIAHEVGHHIQHVLGLLDKTNAMRAKLDERAYNKISVMTELQADFYAGVWAHYAGQYSDVDLNYDDILAGMQAAAAVGDDHLQEQAYGRSNPESFTHGTSEQRAYWFKKGYDTGDINAGNTFVDPSLQ; encoded by the coding sequence ATGAAATGGCAAGGAGGCCGTAGAAGCGGAAATATAGAAGACAGGCGCGGCATGAGTGGCGGGCAGAAGTTTGCGTTCGGCGGCATTGGTGCTGTTGTGATTGTGATCATTAGCTTGTTTATGGGCGGTGATCCCACACAGATTCTTGATCAATTGCAGCAACAATCCGAGGTTAGCACATCGAATGAGCCCTATGAATCTTCCGAAGCAGAGGACAAGTTAATTAATTTTGCAGATGTTGTGCTTGCCAGTACGGAGGACGTATGGGGGAATGTATTCCAAGAAGATTTGCGGCGCGACTATCCCAAACTTAGACTTGCGGTTTACAATGGGGCCGTCGAAACCGCAGGTTGTGGTGTTGGAAAGTCCAGCTTTGGCCCTTTTTATTGCCCTGCGGATCAACGAATCTATCTGGATCTTTCCTTCAACGAAGAGCTCCAACAGAAATACGGTGCCAAAGGAGAATTTGCACTGGCTTATGTGATTGCACATGAAGTGGGACATCATATTCAGCATGTGTTAGGGCTGCTCGACAAAACAAATGCTATGCGTGCTAAGCTAGACGAGCGCGCATACAATAAAATATCCGTCATGACGGAACTACAGGCAGACTTTTATGCAGGCGTTTGGGCCCATTATGCAGGTCAATATAGTGACGTAGATCTTAACTACGACGATATCTTAGCGGGCATGCAAGCCGCCGCGGCAGTCGGTGACGATCATTTGCAAGAACAGGCCTACGGTCGATCAAATCCAGAATCCTTCACACACGGCACGTCAGAACAACGGGCATATTGGTTTAAAAAAGGTTATGATACAGGTGATATCAATGCCGGAAATACATTTGTAGATCCTAGTCTCCAATAA
- a CDS encoding PhnA domain-containing protein, translating into MSIEKQLIERSNSSCELCSHNNNLSVYTVPPHDQQTIETSVYVCQTCLDQIEKKEQLNASHWRPLSESMWSAFPAVQVLAWRMLNRMRQEAWAADNLDMLYLDDETLSWAKKTGDHEQDGTVEFHQDVNNTRLYDWDTVVLIKTLDVKGSTLSAKLGTVVKNIRLVADNVAQIEGKIDGQTIVILTKYLRKG; encoded by the coding sequence ATGTCGATTGAAAAGCAACTTATAGAACGAAGCAACAGCAGCTGTGAACTATGTTCGCACAATAACAATTTAAGCGTTTACACCGTTCCCCCACATGATCAACAAACAATAGAAACTAGCGTCTATGTGTGTCAAACCTGTTTGGATCAAATTGAAAAAAAGGAACAGCTGAACGCCAGTCATTGGCGACCACTATCCGAAAGCATGTGGTCTGCATTTCCTGCTGTACAGGTGCTGGCTTGGCGTATGTTGAATCGTATGCGACAAGAAGCTTGGGCAGCAGACAATTTAGACATGCTGTATCTTGATGATGAAACCCTTTCTTGGGCGAAAAAAACGGGTGATCATGAACAAGATGGGACAGTGGAATTTCACCAAGACGTTAACAATACAAGGCTGTACGACTGGGACACGGTAGTCCTCATCAAAACATTGGATGTAAAAGGATCAACCCTGTCTGCAAAACTCGGCACCGTTGTTAAAAATATTCGCCTTGTGGCGGATAATGTGGCGCAAATCGAAGGAAAAATAGATGGACAAACGATAGTCATCTTAACAAAATATCTACGCAAAGGTTAA